In Mycobacterium tuberculosis H37Rv, a single window of DNA contains:
- a CDS encoding cyclo(L-tyrosyl-L-tyrosyl) synthase (Rv2275, (MTCY339.35c)): MSYVAAEPGVLISPTDDLQSPRSAPAAHDENADGITGGTRDDSAPNSRFQLGRRIPEATAQEGFLVRPFTQQCQIIHTEGDHAVIGVSPGNSYFSRQRLRDLGLWGLTNFDRVDFVYTDVHVAESYEALGDSAIEARRKAVKNIRGVRAKITTTVNELDPAGARLCVRPMSEFQSNEAYRELHADLLTRLKDDEDLRAVCQDLVRRFLSTKVGPRQGATATQEQVCMDYICAEAPLFLDTPAILGVPSSLNCYHQSLPLAEMLYARGSGLRASRNQGHAIVTPDGSPAE; this comes from the coding sequence ATGTCATACGTGGCTGCCGAACCAGGCGTGCTGATCTCGCCGACGGACGACTTGCAGAGCCCCCGGTCAGCCCCGGCAGCGCATGACGAAAATGCGGACGGCATAACAGGCGGGACCAGAGACGACTCTGCTCCCAACTCACGGTTTCAGCTAGGCAGGCGCATTCCGGAAGCCACCGCCCAGGAAGGGTTTCTGGTTCGGCCATTCACCCAACAATGTCAGATCATCCACACCGAAGGAGATCATGCTGTTATCGGGGTATCCCCGGGGAACAGTTACTTCTCCCGCCAGCGCCTACGGGATCTCGGGCTTTGGGGTCTCACGAATTTTGATCGTGTGGACTTCGTCTACACCGATGTCCATGTCGCCGAGAGTTACGAAGCGCTAGGCGATTCCGCAATCGAAGCCCGGCGCAAGGCGGTCAAAAACATCCGCGGCGTCCGCGCCAAGATCACCACCACGGTGAACGAACTCGATCCGGCCGGGGCCCGGCTGTGCGTTCGTCCGATGTCGGAGTTCCAGTCCAACGAGGCATACCGGGAGCTGCATGCGGACCTGCTCACGCGCCTGAAAGACGACGAGGACTTGCGCGCCGTCTGCCAGGACCTAGTGCGGCGCTTCCTGTCCACGAAAGTGGGTCCGCGGCAGGGGGCGACGGCTACTCAAGAGCAGGTGTGCATGGACTACATTTGCGCCGAGGCCCCGCTATTCCTCGACACACCTGCGATTCTCGGAGTGCCGTCGTCGTTGAATTGCTACCACCAATCACTGCCCCTCGCCGAAATGCTCTACGCCCGAGGATCGGGACTACGGGCATCGCGCAATCAAGGCCACGCCATTGTTACCCCTGATGGGAGCCCCGCCGAATGA
- a CDS encoding glycerolphosphodiesterase, which produces MPGRFTVALVIALGGTCGVADALPLGQTDDPMIVAHRAGTRDFPENTVLAITNAVAAGVDGMWLTVQVSSDGVPVLYRPSDLATLTDGAGPVNSKTVQQLQQLNAGWNFTTPGVEGHPYRQRATPIPTLEQAIGATPPDMTLFLDLKQTPPQPLVSAVAQVLTRTGAAGRSIVYSTNADITAAASRQEGLQVAESRDVTRQRLFNMALNHHCDPQPDPGKWAGFELHRDVTVTEEFTLGSGISAVNAELWDEASVDCFRSQSGMKVMGFAVKTVDDYRLAHKIGLDAVLVDSPLAAQQWRH; this is translated from the coding sequence ATGCCGGGGCGGTTCACGGTGGCGCTGGTGATCGCCTTGGGAGGGACTTGCGGTGTGGCGGATGCTTTGCCGCTGGGCCAGACTGACGACCCGATGATTGTCGCGCATCGCGCGGGTACGCGCGATTTTCCCGAGAACACCGTTCTGGCGATTACCAACGCAGTCGCAGCTGGTGTGGATGGCATGTGGCTGACCGTCCAGGTCAGCAGCGATGGCGTGCCGGTGCTGTATCGTCCGTCCGATCTGGCAACGTTGACCGACGGCGCCGGCCCGGTGAATTCGAAGACGGTTCAGCAACTCCAGCAGCTCAACGCGGGATGGAATTTCACCACGCCGGGCGTCGAGGGCCATCCCTACCGGCAACGGGCGACCCCGATACCGACACTGGAGCAAGCCATTGGCGCGACTCCGCCCGATATGACTCTGTTTCTAGACCTCAAGCAGACTCCGCCACAGCCGCTGGTCTCAGCGGTCGCGCAGGTGTTGACCAGGACTGGTGCTGCCGGGCGGTCGATCGTATATTCCACCAACGCTGACATCACGGCTGCAGCCTCGCGGCAGGAGGGACTGCAGGTCGCCGAAAGTCGTGACGTGACCCGCCAGCGCCTTTTCAACATGGCATTGAACCATCACTGTGATCCGCAGCCGGATCCTGGGAAGTGGGCCGGATTCGAGTTGCATCGCGATGTCACCGTCACCGAAGAATTCACGTTGGGGTCCGGTATCTCCGCGGTGAATGCCGAGTTGTGGGACGAGGCCTCGGTCGACTGTTTCAGATCGCAGTCCGGCATGAAGGTCATGGGTTTCGCGGTGAAAACTGTCGACGACTACCGCCTGGCTCACAAAATCGGACTCGATGCGGTACTTGTGGACTCGCCGCTGGCGGCCCAACAATGGCGTCATTAA
- the cyp121 gene encoding cytochrome P450 Cyp121 (mycocyclosin synthase; catalyzes the formation of mycocyclosin from cyclotyrosine), protein MTATVLLEVPFSARGDRIPDAVAELRTREPIRKVRTITGAEAWLVSSYALCTQVLEDRRFSMKETAAAGAPRLNALTVPPEVVNNMGNIADAGLRKAVMKAITPKAPGLEQFLRDTANSLLDNLITEGAPADLRNDFADPLATALHCKVLGIPQEDGPKLFRSLSIAFMSSADPIPAAKINWDRDIEYMAGILENPNITTGLMGELSRLRKDPAYSHVSDELFATIGVTFFGAGVISTGSFLTTALISLIQRPQLRNLLHEKPELIPAGVEELLRINLSFADGLPRLATADIQVGDVLVRKGELVLVLLEGANFDPEHFPNPGSIELDRPNPTSHLAFGRGQHFCPGSALGRRHAQIGIEALLKKMPGVDLAVPIDQLVWRTRFQRRIPERLPVLW, encoded by the coding sequence ATGACCGCGACCGTTCTGCTCGAGGTCCCGTTCTCTGCACGTGGGGATCGGATTCCTGACGCCGTCGCAGAATTACGAACCCGCGAGCCTATCCGCAAGGTACGGACCATTACCGGCGCCGAAGCCTGGCTCGTCTCCTCGTATGCACTGTGCACACAGGTGCTCGAGGATCGGCGTTTTTCCATGAAGGAAACCGCCGCTGCCGGCGCCCCCCGCCTGAACGCGCTGACTGTTCCACCCGAAGTGGTCAACAACATGGGAAACATCGCCGACGCGGGACTGCGCAAGGCGGTGATGAAAGCGATCACACCCAAGGCACCCGGGTTGGAGCAATTCCTACGAGACACCGCGAACTCGCTGCTGGACAACCTGATTACCGAGGGCGCACCAGCCGATCTGCGCAATGACTTCGCCGACCCGCTGGCCACTGCCCTGCACTGCAAGGTTCTGGGCATCCCGCAAGAAGACGGCCCGAAGCTGTTCCGTAGCTTGAGTATCGCTTTCATGAGTTCGGCCGACCCGATCCCCGCCGCGAAGATCAACTGGGATCGCGACATCGAATACATGGCCGGAATTCTGGAAAACCCAAACATCACGACCGGCCTCATGGGTGAGCTCAGCCGCCTCCGGAAAGATCCCGCCTACTCGCACGTCTCCGACGAACTATTCGCGACCATCGGCGTCACTTTCTTCGGTGCCGGCGTCATCTCAACCGGCAGCTTCCTCACCACCGCGCTGATATCGCTGATACAACGCCCGCAACTTCGGAACTTGTTGCACGAGAAGCCGGAACTGATCCCGGCCGGTGTAGAGGAACTGCTGCGGATCAATCTCTCCTTCGCCGACGGGTTACCGCGCCTGGCCACCGCCGACATCCAGGTCGGCGACGTGCTGGTCCGCAAGGGGGAGCTGGTGCTGGTGCTGCTCGAGGGCGCCAACTTCGATCCCGAGCACTTCCCTAACCCGGGCAGCATCGAACTCGACCGGCCCAACCCCACCTCGCACCTCGCGTTCGGCCGCGGCCAACACTTCTGTCCTGGATCAGCTCTCGGTCGCCGCCACGCACAGATCGGCATCGAAGCGCTGTTGAAAAAGATGCCCGGCGTCGACCTGGCTGTGCCCATCGACCAATTGGTCTGGCGCACCCGATTCCAAAGACGCATCCCCGAACGCCTTCCGGTGCTCTGGTAG
- the mazE8 gene encoding antitoxin MazE8 (part of toxin-antitoxin (TA) operon with Rv2274c): MAEPETLPGRWLPECACLAETVSWEQSRLWSRLLCRPHFRHALPGLTGGSASRPSARSARLVRQPRMTLFSLDHRDGVDARC; the protein is encoded by the coding sequence ATGGCCGAACCAGAAACCCTTCCTGGGCGGTGGCTTCCGGAATGCGCCTGCCTAGCTGAAACCGTGAGTTGGGAGCAGAGTCGTCTCTGGTCCCGCCTGTTATGCCGTCCGCATTTTCGTCATGCGCTGCCGGGGCTGACCGGGGGCTCTGCAAGTCGTCCGTCGGCGAGATCAGCACGCCTGGTTCGGCAGCCACGTATGACATTGTTTTCCTTGGACCATAGGGACGGGGTCGACGCTCGGTGTTGA